TTCTTTCACTTTGTACACATCTTTTTCGAATACCATTAGGTCAGCATGAATATGTTTGGTATTGACAATTGTGAACATTCCCGTTTGCGGCTGAATGTACTGACCTACCTGAATCAGAACGTTCTCGATATAACCATCTATGGGGCTTACCACAGGCACCTGCTCATATACATCGCCATTCCTGATTTTCTCTACATTCAGGTTCAACTGGCGCAGTTGGGCTTCGTAGCCCTTTACTTCTCCTTTCATGGATTGATAGTCAGACTTGGTCTCCTGAAAGGTTTTGCCGGAACCTACTTCTTCTTCGTACAGCTTCTTTTGCCGGTTGTATTCCTGCTCAAGGTATTCACTGCGGTTGTAGGCCGTGATGTACTTGGTTTGAATCTCGGTTAGATCAGGGTGAGACAGGTAGGCCAGCACCTGGCCTTTACTGACCTTATCCCCTTCTATCACTTTGATGGAAGTGATATTGCCTCCAACTATCGCTGTAACGGTGGCCTCGTGTTGTGGTGGCACTTCCAACTGGCCATTGGCTTCTACCACGCCCGATATGGGGCGAGTGGGCATAGTGTCCACTTTCATCCCCAGGCTCTTAAATTTCAGGTTGGACAAATGAACTTCGCCCATGCCTTCTTCCCCGTGGCCTTCGTGCCCGCCTTCTTCATCGCCATGCCCCTCATGGCCGTCTTCTTCACCGTGGCCTTCGTGCGATTCGTGCTGCTCACCTTCCTCGTGATTATGCCCATCGCCATCGGTTTCGTTGCCACAGGCCGAAACAAAACCTGCTATAAATAGCAGTGCAAATAATTTTATGATCTGATTTTTCATGTCGTTTATTTTTATCCGTTACCGGTTTTAGTTTGTTGTTTGTAAATAGTATTCGAGTTCATAGCGGCTGTCCAGGTAATTGCCCAGGGCATTCCATGAATCCACTTCTATGCGGATAGCGTCCCTTATGTTTTGCAAAAAACTTACATAGTCTATTGCGCCTTCTCGGTAAGCCGTTATCGAACCTTGTCTTTGCTCGCGTGCCAGCGGCAATGCCTGGTCACGATAGTAAATCCATGAGTTACGCCATTTCAGGTATTCTTCCCGCATGGATTGGTACTCGGCATTGAGTTGTAGCTGATTTTGCCTGAGATTTTCCGTGGCAATTTCGCGCTGGATTTTAGCCTCTTGCGTACGGCCCAGCTCGGGCCCAAAAAACAAGGGGATTTGTATGCCTATTTGGTAGGTGTAAAACCCGGTTTGCCCCCCAACTTCTTGCCAGCCATACTGTCCTTGTAACTTGGGCAAAAACTCCGATCTTCTTTCCTTTATTCGAGCATCGGCCACTTTTATTTGCTGTTGATACACATTAAGCAAAGGGTGAGTACTTAGGGAATCCAAGTCATAATTAAGGATCCCGGTCAATTGCTCACTGGGCACATCCGGTACTGTATAAAGGGTATCGCTGACCAGCCATAAGTTGAGCCGCTGCAAAGCGCCCAGGTAATCGCGATAGGCCTGTTCCTTTTGGATGCGCACTTCATTGGCCTGGTTTTTAGTGGCCAAATAGGCCAGTTTAGAAGTTTCTTCTACTTCCAACCTCACATCTGCCGCTCGTTCTATATCGGTAAAGAGCGAATCCAAACGGTTGTACACCTGGTAGGTGTTTTTAGCGGTGTAAACCTGGCCCCAGGCCAACTTCACTTCTCGTTTAAGCTCTGTTAATGACAGGTCGAGAGCGCTTTCGGCAAGGGCGACCCGTTCCTTTTGCAAGCGCAGTCGTGGAGCAATTCCAAAAACATCAATATTTTGTTGTTGAACCCCTATCCGCGTATAAACTCCATCAGTATTGCTGCTTGCTTCTTCCGCTCCCGTGAAAATTTGGGTGTTCCCAAAATCCCATGCGGTTTTCTTCAAGGCTTCCTCACTTTCTATTTGCAGCCTTTTGGCCTTCACTTGCGGGAAATACTCAACAGCCCGATTTTGGGCACCTTCAAGGGAAATGCTTTGCAAGGTATCCGGGTTTATTCCCTGTGCGTGTGCAGATTGGGAAAAGCCAAGAAAACTACCTAAACCAATGAGTAGAACGATGGTGTTCAGAGCTGTTTTATGCCCCTGGTTTCCGATTTTCTTTTCCCTGCGTTTCTCAACGAAGGTATAGAGTACAGGCAGTACAACCAGCGTAAGAAGTGTAGCCGACAGCATTCCACCAATTACTACGGTGGCCAAAGGCCGTTGCACTTCCGCTCCGGCAGATGCCGAGAAAGCCATAGGCAGGAAACCGAATATATCCGTGGTTGCAGTAAGCATGATGGGGCGAATCCTTTCTTTGGTACCGGTCAAAATTCGATCCTTTAAGCTGGTCACCCCTTCTTCTTTGAGGGAATTGAAGCGGTTGATCAGAACCAAACCATTCAATACAGCTACACCAAACAGCACGATAAATCCAACACCGGCTGAAATACTAAATGGCATATCTCTCATCCACAAGGCAAAAACGCCCCCTATGGCTGCCAGGGGAATGGCCATGTAGATCATAATGGATTGCGAAAATGACTTTAGTGCAAAATAGAGCAGCACGAAAATCAAAAAGAGTGCAATGGGCACTACAATAGTGAGCCGTTTTTTGGCACTCTGTAAATTCTCAAATTCGCCACCATACGTAATATAATAGCCAGATGGTAAATCCAATTGATCATCCAATTTAGCCTGTATGTCATTTACTACCGACTCCACATCCCTGCCTCGCACGTTTACACCTACGTAAGTCCTACGGTAGGTATTGTCGCGGCTAATCTGCATCGGGCCTGGTTGGTAACTTATGTCAGCTATTTCTTTGATGGGAATTTGTGTTCCGTTCTCAAGGTCGATATACAGGGTGCGCAGATCGTCTATACCTTGGCGGTGGGCCTCATCAAAACGGATGACCAGATCAAAGCGTTTTTCGCCTTCAAAAATCACCCCTGCCTTTCCACCTGCAAAAGCAGAACTGATGTAGGCGTTCACCTTTTCAATGTCCAACCCGTATTGTGCCATTTTCTTGCGGTTATAGCGCACGGTCATTTGAGGCAAACCCGAAGTTCGTTCGGCATTCACATCACCTGCACCCGGCACGGTCTCAATAATATCGGCCATTTCCTGAACTTTGGTAGCCAATACATCCAGGTCTTCACCATAGAGCTTGACAGCAATGTCTTCGCGCACTCCCTCCAAAAGTTCATTGAATCGAAGTTCCACAGGTTGTGTGAACACAAGGTTGACACCAGTCAACCGCTCTTCAAGCAGTTCCTTGATTTCGTCAATAAGCCCTTCCTTCGTTTCTGCCGTAGTCCACTTATCCCGGTCTTTTTCCAGAATGAGGTACATATCGGCAATATCCATTGGCATAGGGTCGGTAGGAATGTCGGCCACACCTATGCGAGCTGTTACGGTTTTGATTTCCGGGAAATTCTCCAGTAAGAGGTTTTCAATTTTATAGGATAATTCTGTAGATTCACTGAGCGAACTTCCTGGCCTTATCAATGCCTGCATGGCGATATCACCTTCATCCAGTTGGGGCACAAATTCTCCTCCCATTCGGGAAAAGGTATAGCCTGCTATGCCGAGCAGAACAACAGCAACGATAATTACCATTGTTTTAAACCGGAGTGCACTTTTGAGTAAGGGCAGATAGGCCCAATGAATGCCACCAATGACTTTATCACTGATTTTTTCCAGCCAGCGTTCAAATCGCCCAAACCAGTTCTTTCTGTTTTGGATGGGTTTCATGAAAAGGGCAGACATCATGGGAACGTAAGTGAGGCACAAGACTATAGCACCTATCATGGCAAATCCAAAGGTATAGGCCATGGGCTGGAACATTTTACCTTCCACACCTGTGAGGAAAAGAATAGGGGCAAATACAATCAGGATGATAATCTGTCCGAAAAAGGCTGAACCCATCATTGTGCTGCCGGACTCATAAGCTACCTCATCCATTACACTCTGGTTGAACTTGATTTTCCCTGACCGAATACGTTTCTGGATTTCGTAAACTGTTCCTTCAATGATAATCACTGCCCCATCAATGATAATCCCGAAGTCAATAGCGCCCAGGCTCATCAGGTTGGCCCAAACGTTAAACTGCTTCATCAAAATGAAGGCAAAGAGCAGAGAAAGCGGAATGGTAGTGGCCGTAATGAGACCCCCGCGCAAACTTCCCAGGAGGATTACCAAGGCGAAGATTACGATCAGTGCGCCTTCAATCAGGTTGTTCTTTACCGTATCAGTGGTTCTCCCTATAAGTGCGCTACGGTCGATAAAAGCATCAATCGTGAGCCCTTCGGGAAGCGATTTTTCTACTTCCTCCATGCGCTCTTTCACGTTTTGGATAACGGCATTAGGGTTGGATCCTCTCAGCATCATTATTATGCCTCCTACGGCTTCTTTACCATCACGGGTGAAAGCCCCGTAGCGCACCTGGTGGCCAAAATGAACTTTCTCGGCCACGTCATCAATGGTGATGGGAATACCATTTTCGTTTCGGATTACAATACTCCGTATGTCGTCCAGAGAGCGCACCAGTCCTTCCCCGCGAATGAAATTGGACATCCGGTTTTTTTCGATGTAAGCACCGCCAGTATTTACGTTATTTCGGGCAAGGGCACCGTAAACCTCTGAAATGCTCACATCCATGGCGTTGAGCTTTTCAGGATTAATAGCCACTTCGTATTGTTTGATGTAACCACCAAATGAGTTGACCTCCACCACACCATCAAGCAAGGTGAGTTGTCTTTTTACGATCCAATCCTGAATGGTTCGCAGTTCCATCGGGCTGTAGACTGTGTCATAACCCGGTTTCGGTTGGATGGTATATTCATAGATCTGGCCCAAGCCTGTAGAAATAGGGCCCATAGTTGGGTCGCCAAACTTTTCAGGGATGGTCTCCTGTAATTCATTCAGTTT
The Croceimicrobium hydrocarbonivorans genome window above contains:
- a CDS encoding efflux RND transporter periplasmic adaptor subunit gives rise to the protein MKNQIIKLFALLFIAGFVSACGNETDGDGHNHEEGEQHESHEGHGEEDGHEGHGDEEGGHEGHGEEGMGEVHLSNLKFKSLGMKVDTMPTRPISGVVEANGQLEVPPQHEATVTAIVGGNITSIKVIEGDKVSKGQVLAYLSHPDLTEIQTKYITAYNRSEYLEQEYNRQKKLYEEEVGSGKTFQETKSDYQSMKGEVKGYEAQLRQLNLNVEKIRNGDVYEQVPVVSPIDGYIENVLIQVGQYIQPQTGMFTIVNTKHIHADLMVFEKDVYKVKEGQKVSFTVESVPGSRLTAKIYSVGKQFEQNPKAVHVHAEIEQKKEFLIPGMYINGKIHTESEAVKALPESAIIEEEGKPYIFIAEQHNEDGETEWAFKPVEIRTGIADEGWVEINLLEPLPKGAKVAWNNAYYLISEMKKSQTSHSH
- a CDS encoding CusA/CzcA family heavy metal efflux RND transporter, which codes for MIDKIISFSIRNKFIVGLLTLALIGVGIYSMSTVNLGSVPDITNNQVQVMTVSENLATEDIEQFVTYPVELAMGNLPGVEEIRSVSRFGLSVVTIVFEDDMGTYLPRQLVQEKLNELQETIPEKFGDPTMGPISTGLGQIYEYTIQPKPGYDTVYSPMELRTIQDWIVKRQLTLLDGVVEVNSFGGYIKQYEVAINPEKLNAMDVSISEVYGALARNNVNTGGAYIEKNRMSNFIRGEGLVRSLDDIRSIVIRNENGIPITIDDVAEKVHFGHQVRYGAFTRDGKEAVGGIIMMLRGSNPNAVIQNVKERMEEVEKSLPEGLTIDAFIDRSALIGRTTDTVKNNLIEGALIVIFALVILLGSLRGGLITATTIPLSLLFAFILMKQFNVWANLMSLGAIDFGIIIDGAVIIIEGTVYEIQKRIRSGKIKFNQSVMDEVAYESGSTMMGSAFFGQIIILIVFAPILFLTGVEGKMFQPMAYTFGFAMIGAIVLCLTYVPMMSALFMKPIQNRKNWFGRFERWLEKISDKVIGGIHWAYLPLLKSALRFKTMVIIVAVVLLGIAGYTFSRMGGEFVPQLDEGDIAMQALIRPGSSLSESTELSYKIENLLLENFPEIKTVTARIGVADIPTDPMPMDIADMYLILEKDRDKWTTAETKEGLIDEIKELLEERLTGVNLVFTQPVELRFNELLEGVREDIAVKLYGEDLDVLATKVQEMADIIETVPGAGDVNAERTSGLPQMTVRYNRKKMAQYGLDIEKVNAYISSAFAGGKAGVIFEGEKRFDLVIRFDEAHRQGIDDLRTLYIDLENGTQIPIKEIADISYQPGPMQISRDNTYRRTYVGVNVRGRDVESVVNDIQAKLDDQLDLPSGYYITYGGEFENLQSAKKRLTIVVPIALFLIFVLLYFALKSFSQSIMIYMAIPLAAIGGVFALWMRDMPFSISAGVGFIVLFGVAVLNGLVLINRFNSLKEEGVTSLKDRILTGTKERIRPIMLTATTDIFGFLPMAFSASAGAEVQRPLATVVIGGMLSATLLTLVVLPVLYTFVEKRREKKIGNQGHKTALNTIVLLIGLGSFLGFSQSAHAQGINPDTLQSISLEGAQNRAVEYFPQVKAKRLQIESEEALKKTAWDFGNTQIFTGAEEASSNTDGVYTRIGVQQQNIDVFGIAPRLRLQKERVALAESALDLSLTELKREVKLAWGQVYTAKNTYQVYNRLDSLFTDIERAADVRLEVEETSKLAYLATKNQANEVRIQKEQAYRDYLGALQRLNLWLVSDTLYTVPDVPSEQLTGILNYDLDSLSTHPLLNVYQQQIKVADARIKERRSEFLPKLQGQYGWQEVGGQTGFYTYQIGIQIPLFFGPELGRTQEAKIQREIATENLRQNQLQLNAEYQSMREEYLKWRNSWIYYRDQALPLAREQRQGSITAYREGAIDYVSFLQNIRDAIRIEVDSWNALGNYLDSRYELEYYLQTTN